Proteins found in one Vallitalea guaymasensis genomic segment:
- a CDS encoding amino acid ABC transporter ATP-binding protein, whose protein sequence is MNIELKNICKNFGDSIVLQDINYEDDINSIAIIGPSGGGKSTLLRIIGGLLTPSSGEMYIDGKKINFDEKSLVMLRRNIGFVFQSKGLFEHLTAMENVILPLIHTFGINKPDAVQTAGKLFDRFGLSREKDKYPSQLSGGQQQRISIARSVAIKPKLLLLDEPTSALDPEYTGEVLDMLNEFQNDGLDSIIVTHEMGFAKNSCDKIIFLAENTILESGKSSKIFREPKTKQLIRFLDKILEWKV, encoded by the coding sequence ATATTAATTCTATTGCAATCATTGGTCCGTCTGGCGGAGGGAAATCAACTCTACTCCGAATAATTGGAGGACTACTTACTCCAAGCTCTGGTGAAATGTACATTGATGGTAAAAAAATAAATTTCGATGAAAAGTCACTTGTTATGCTCCGTAGAAACATTGGGTTTGTATTCCAGTCCAAAGGATTGTTTGAGCATTTGACAGCTATGGAAAATGTTATACTTCCTCTAATACATACTTTTGGTATAAACAAACCTGATGCAGTCCAAACAGCAGGTAAACTATTTGATAGATTTGGATTATCTAGGGAAAAGGATAAATATCCTTCACAACTATCTGGTGGACAGCAGCAAAGGATATCAATAGCTAGATCGGTGGCTATTAAACCCAAATTACTGTTATTGGATGAGCCTACGTCTGCCCTAGACCCTGAGTATACTGGTGAGGTTCTAGACATGCTTAATGAATTTCAAAATGATGGATTGGATTCAATAATAGTTACTCATGAAATGGGTTTTGCCAAGAATTCATGTGATAAGATTATTTTTTTAGCAGAGAATACAATTTTAGAAAGTGGTAAAAGTAGCAAAATTTTTAGGGAGCCTAAAACTAAGCAGTTAATAAGATTTTTGGATAAGATTTTAGAGTGGAAAGTTTAG
- a CDS encoding ABC transporter substrate-binding protein: MNKKLAVIFTLIGCMIILSFTGCSNDKKTEKMPKEMDKKMSEGMDKKMPKGMGEGKMPSMGGAVVTVSEGEGYPVTITDMYGNEVTLEKKPEKIAAISGTFLGLLYDLGGKSICTSETGGGAPVDPKDIEGLPVIGKVYKPDIEKIVALQPELVIAQFGLQNGVIPVLEQSKIKTLALHMRTYEDVIDNIRAMGRIIDEPNKAEEVIADMEKEKKALVDKVPEESKKVVILYATSKDVSVKLPKSIAGNVADILKLENIAAGCAPEGMGGETTPFSMEYIIEKDPDVILVTSMLSSDEDAKKVISEKLGKDQVWKELRAVKEGNIVYLPQKYFLYNAGCDFVDAIEYMAKGVYPEVFGGLDE; this comes from the coding sequence ATGAATAAAAAACTAGCAGTCATATTTACTTTAATAGGATGTATGATCATTTTAAGTTTTACAGGGTGTAGTAATGATAAGAAAACAGAAAAGATGCCAAAAGAAATGGATAAAAAAATGTCAGAAGGTATGGATAAGAAGATGCCAAAAGGTATGGGTGAAGGTAAAATGCCATCTATGGGTGGTGCTGTAGTTACTGTATCAGAAGGCGAAGGCTATCCAGTTACTATTACTGATATGTACGGTAATGAAGTAACTCTAGAGAAGAAACCAGAAAAAATAGCAGCAATATCAGGTACTTTCCTAGGCTTATTATATGATTTAGGAGGTAAATCAATCTGTACATCTGAGACTGGTGGCGGTGCTCCTGTAGATCCAAAGGATATAGAGGGATTACCAGTAATAGGTAAAGTTTATAAGCCAGATATTGAAAAAATTGTTGCATTACAACCAGAATTGGTAATAGCCCAATTTGGTTTACAGAATGGAGTTATTCCAGTTCTAGAACAAAGTAAAATAAAAACTTTGGCTTTACATATGAGAACATATGAAGATGTTATTGACAATATTAGAGCAATGGGACGTATTATCGATGAACCAAATAAGGCGGAAGAAGTTATCGCAGACATGGAAAAGGAAAAGAAAGCTTTAGTTGATAAGGTACCAGAGGAATCAAAAAAAGTGGTTATACTATATGCTACATCAAAAGATGTTTCAGTAAAATTACCTAAGAGTATTGCTGGAAATGTAGCAGATATATTGAAACTTGAAAATATAGCAGCAGGTTGTGCGCCAGAAGGAATGGGTGGAGAAACTACACCTTTCAGTATGGAATATATAATAGAAAAAGACCCAGATGTAATTTTAGTAACAAGTATGTTAAGTTCTGATGAAGATGCAAAAAAAGTTATTAGTGAAAAATTAGGGAAAGATCAAGTATGGAAAGAATTAAGAGCTGTAAAAGAAGGAAATATAGTTTATCTACCACAAAAATACTTCTTATACAATGCAGGTTGTGACTTTGTTGATGCCATTGAGTATATGGCAAAAGGTGTATATCCTGAAGTATTTGGTGGTTTAGATGAATAA
- a CDS encoding FecCD family ABC transporter permease produces MNKTISKDSNKIAFIIAFGILLIIAFLLSNAKGSMNVSMKRILEVIINNDGSAERLVIWNIRLPRTIVAGLVGVNLALSGCILQGVMRNPLADPGIIGISSGAGLAGIIILILFPKYQMLVPPFAFVGAMGAAIMIYVLSWKGGIQPIRVILAGVAVSTLLGAGISALMVFFSDRVHGALMFMNGGLSARSWPELWTILPYTIIGLIILSFMSEKLNILILGDDIARGVGLNVELVRFGLTAVAAMLAASAVSVVGLLGFVGLIIPHSVRLMVGNDYKYLIPGSSLLGAAVVMLSDTFARTVLSPVEIPVGIVMAILGVPFFLYLLRKD; encoded by the coding sequence ATGAATAAAACCATTTCAAAAGACAGTAATAAAATAGCATTTATTATAGCATTTGGAATTTTATTGATAATAGCTTTTCTATTAAGCAACGCCAAGGGAAGCATGAATGTGTCTATGAAAAGAATATTAGAAGTAATTATTAACAATGATGGTTCAGCTGAAAGGTTGGTAATATGGAACATCAGATTACCAAGAACTATAGTAGCAGGATTAGTTGGAGTTAATCTAGCTTTGTCTGGGTGTATATTGCAAGGGGTTATGCGAAACCCCTTGGCTGACCCAGGTATTATTGGTATATCATCAGGGGCTGGACTTGCAGGGATAATCATATTGATATTATTTCCAAAGTATCAGATGCTGGTTCCACCATTTGCGTTTGTTGGTGCAATGGGAGCAGCGATAATGATATATGTATTATCTTGGAAAGGTGGTATACAACCAATAAGAGTCATACTTGCAGGTGTTGCAGTATCAACCTTATTAGGAGCAGGTATATCTGCATTGATGGTATTCTTCAGCGACAGAGTACATGGTGCATTAATGTTTATGAACGGTGGATTATCTGCTAGAAGCTGGCCTGAGTTGTGGACAATTTTACCCTATACGATTATAGGATTGATTATACTTTCTTTTATGTCGGAAAAGCTTAATATACTTATTTTAGGTGATGATATTGCAAGAGGTGTAGGGCTCAATGTTGAATTAGTTCGTTTCGGGTTGACGGCAGTCGCGGCTATGTTGGCTGCCAGTGCAGTATCAGTAGTTGGTTTATTAGGATTTGTGGGACTTATTATTCCCCATAGTGTCAGACTTATGGTTGGTAATGATTATAAGTACTTGATTCCTGGTTCATCATTACTTGGAGCAGCAGTTGTTATGTTGAGTGATACTTTTGCTCGTACTGTATTAAGTCCTGTAGAAATACCAGTTGGAATTGTTATGGCAATCTTAGGAGTACCGTTTTTTCTATATTTGTTAAGAAAAGATTAA
- a CDS encoding ABC transporter ATP-binding protein, protein MEEILRAENISVKYKENQVIKDLNLNIGKGKIYSIIGPNGSGKTTLLRTLSRNIKPNKGKIFLDGKNISGIKSKQIARKMAVLSQIHGSNTDVTVRNLVVYGRYAYKEWWKGDSEQDNDIVDWALETTNMKDFANKKMCNLSGGEKQRAWIAMAIAQKPEILLLDEPTTFLDISHQLEVLELVESLNKENGITILMVLHDINLAAKYSDELIVIKDGDVYLKGEPWDIVSEENLKDVFNINGDITEDKESGKPVFFPRLVR, encoded by the coding sequence ATGGAAGAGATACTAAGAGCTGAGAATATATCAGTTAAATATAAAGAGAACCAAGTTATAAAAGATCTGAATCTAAATATAGGAAAGGGCAAAATCTATTCAATAATAGGTCCTAATGGTTCAGGTAAAACAACCTTATTGAGAACATTATCAAGGAATATCAAGCCTAATAAGGGCAAAATTTTTTTAGATGGAAAAAATATATCTGGTATCAAAAGTAAGCAGATAGCTAGGAAAATGGCTGTTTTATCTCAGATACATGGTAGTAATACAGATGTGACAGTAAGAAATCTAGTAGTATATGGGAGATATGCTTACAAAGAGTGGTGGAAGGGAGATAGTGAACAAGATAACGATATAGTTGACTGGGCTCTGGAAACTACTAACATGAAGGATTTTGCTAATAAGAAGATGTGTAATCTGTCTGGTGGTGAGAAGCAGAGAGCGTGGATTGCAATGGCTATTGCTCAGAAACCAGAGATATTATTATTGGATGAACCTACAACTTTTTTGGATATAAGTCATCAGTTGGAGGTATTGGAGTTAGTTGAGAGTCTTAATAAAGAAAATGGTATTACTATACTTATGGTATTGCATGATATTAATCTTGCGGCTAAATATTCGGATGAATTGATTGTCATTAAAGATGGAGATGTTTATTTGAAAGGGGAACCTTGGGATATAGTAAGTGAGGAGAATCTTAAGGATGTTTTTAATATTAATGGGGATATAACAGAAGATAAAGAGAGTGGGAAGCCGGTGTTTTTTCCTAGGTTAGTAAGGTAG
- the bchH gene encoding magnesium chelatase subunit H has protein sequence MKVTVISVSTSVITGLIKVQEDINRRFNDVLELRLFYASRALEDSKLEVMESDIVDSDVTFVDLMGSPKKVVGAVMRGLGKCKGNIIPIGGAGRNFLRLGELTSSDMGMSKKSSKKSRKPMDMSKMQKMADMAEKMGKLIPVGKPRDMRNFVQIGKYFQNATILQLTNMMYLLLRDYGKVKGIPKPQESEKLPDIGLCDPETKMYFDDYKEYADIHGFNSNKPTVALLFYGHTYPNDTSTCVAKIAEQIRPFANVLPIAFSKTKTDNQDLLKEWLLYGIGRKVNFIINFMSFRLGAGPMGGNADYAVSILEDVNVPIFHPFFMTKRRESEWFNSVEGINSSEFLLSVMLPELDGAIETYPIGAMAAPEYNSEFDIEVRELSLIDDRVLKLVSRVKNWLKLQIKKNSDKKVAIICYNYPPGENNLFGGAFLDTFNSVENILKELNDNGYNVKPLSSDDLMSSFTAGRIVNSGRWSDEGSEENFIKYSTKEYNKDLEDKWYKKEILEQWGQAPGDVMSDGDNFLIPGIISENVFVGLQPTRGIHENPEKVYHDKTLLPHHQYIAYYQWLKEEFKADVIIHVGTHGTLEFLKGKECGMSSRCLPDMLVSDLPHLYIYYCGNPAEGMIAKRRSHAALIGYQPPTFIEGELYGEYAKLAAMIDEYHEALRVSPVRSDDVYTNILKKAVENNLPEDLDQIESELYRMNRSLIPKGLHVFGKSFDNEEVYRYLEFVLRYDRGNIKSLRRILAVNSGYDYDEILENNDINVLKRIDREVKDLIDTYWKENSKISDSLNLKNDLRIEIDNTMKYAEELISKCNENNESNGLLKLMNGEYLKAKLAGDTIRNPEVMPTGYNLYQFDPRFVPSETAYERGKKIAENTISQYLREHGEYPKSIAVVLWGLETSRTQGETVGQIMAYLGIRLGKSRSIWEPKYEIIPEEELKRPRIDVVINICGFFRDMFSNIINDLNELFESIYELNETDEFNYFKSNSKRLYRKLLEDGYEKEEALELCKSRIFGPAEGEYGTGITKLFETKNWENESQIGETFVKSLRHVYSKNHRGKEAGELLNNNLSSVDVVSQIRSNHEYEVTDLDHYYEFFGGLAKSVEMAKGSKAEIYITDTTGERLETESVEKSINRGIRTRVLNPKWIDGMLEHKYHGVQKIADRFENIMGLAATTNKVEEWIYDDLHSKYIDDDEMRERLKDNNRWAYFSIVEKMMEYEKRGYWKATDEQKEKLLEVYLELEGDIEEDI, from the coding sequence GTGAAGGTAACTGTGATTTCGGTTTCTACATCGGTGATAACAGGATTGATTAAGGTACAAGAGGATATTAATAGAAGGTTTAATGATGTGTTGGAGTTACGATTGTTTTATGCATCTAGGGCATTAGAGGATAGTAAGCTTGAGGTTATGGAGAGTGATATTGTTGATTCGGATGTCACTTTTGTAGATTTGATGGGAAGTCCTAAGAAGGTTGTAGGGGCTGTAATGAGAGGATTAGGGAAGTGTAAGGGGAATATAATTCCTATAGGTGGAGCAGGTAGAAATTTCCTGCGACTTGGAGAATTGACTTCTAGTGATATGGGGATGAGTAAAAAGAGTAGTAAAAAGTCTAGGAAACCTATGGATATGAGTAAGATGCAAAAGATGGCTGATATGGCGGAAAAAATGGGTAAATTGATTCCTGTTGGGAAGCCAAGGGATATGAGAAATTTTGTTCAGATAGGTAAATATTTTCAGAATGCTACTATTTTACAATTAACTAATATGATGTATCTGTTGTTAAGAGATTATGGGAAAGTGAAAGGGATTCCCAAACCTCAAGAATCTGAGAAGTTACCTGACATTGGTTTATGTGATCCTGAGACGAAAATGTATTTTGATGATTATAAGGAATATGCTGATATCCATGGGTTTAATAGTAATAAGCCTACAGTGGCTTTATTATTTTATGGACACACTTATCCAAATGATACTTCAACTTGTGTTGCAAAAATAGCGGAGCAAATTAGACCATTCGCTAATGTATTGCCAATAGCTTTTTCCAAGACTAAGACAGATAATCAAGACTTATTGAAAGAATGGTTATTATATGGGATAGGTAGAAAAGTTAATTTTATCATTAATTTTATGTCATTTAGATTAGGTGCTGGACCTATGGGTGGAAATGCTGATTATGCAGTTAGTATTTTGGAAGATGTCAATGTACCAATATTCCATCCGTTCTTTATGACTAAGAGAAGAGAAAGTGAATGGTTTAATAGTGTAGAAGGAATAAATTCATCAGAATTCTTATTATCAGTAATGCTTCCGGAATTAGATGGAGCAATAGAGACTTATCCTATTGGAGCAATGGCAGCACCAGAATATAATAGTGAGTTTGATATTGAGGTAAGGGAACTTAGTTTGATAGATGATAGAGTCTTGAAACTCGTTTCCAGAGTTAAAAATTGGTTGAAACTGCAAATTAAGAAAAATTCCGATAAAAAGGTAGCTATTATATGCTACAATTATCCACCAGGTGAGAATAACCTTTTTGGAGGAGCTTTTCTTGATACCTTCAATTCAGTGGAGAATATATTGAAAGAATTGAATGATAATGGTTATAATGTGAAGCCATTGAGTAGTGATGATTTAATGAGTAGTTTTACAGCGGGAAGAATAGTTAATTCTGGTAGATGGTCTGACGAAGGATCAGAAGAAAATTTTATTAAATATAGTACTAAAGAGTATAATAAGGATTTAGAAGATAAGTGGTATAAAAAAGAAATATTGGAGCAATGGGGGCAAGCGCCTGGTGACGTAATGAGTGATGGAGATAATTTCTTGATACCAGGAATAATAAGTGAAAATGTTTTTGTTGGTCTACAGCCTACAAGAGGTATACATGAGAATCCAGAAAAAGTGTATCATGATAAAACATTATTGCCTCATCATCAATATATAGCATATTATCAGTGGCTAAAAGAGGAGTTTAAAGCTGACGTGATTATTCATGTAGGAACTCATGGGACATTGGAATTCTTAAAAGGTAAAGAATGCGGTATGTCCAGTAGATGTCTACCAGATATGTTAGTAAGTGATCTTCCTCATCTCTATATCTATTATTGCGGTAATCCAGCAGAAGGAATGATTGCAAAAAGACGTTCTCATGCAGCCTTGATAGGTTATCAACCACCAACATTTATCGAAGGAGAATTATATGGTGAATATGCAAAATTGGCAGCGATGATTGATGAATACCATGAAGCCCTAAGAGTATCACCAGTAAGAAGTGATGATGTATATACTAACATATTAAAGAAGGCAGTGGAAAATAATTTACCTGAGGATTTAGACCAGATTGAAAGTGAATTATATAGGATGAACCGTTCACTTATTCCAAAAGGTCTGCATGTATTTGGTAAATCTTTTGATAATGAAGAAGTTTACAGGTATCTTGAATTTGTCCTAAGATATGATAGAGGTAATATAAAATCTCTTAGGAGAATCTTAGCAGTTAATAGTGGTTATGATTATGATGAAATACTTGAAAATAATGATATAAACGTATTAAAACGAATAGATAGGGAAGTAAAAGACTTAATTGATACATATTGGAAAGAAAATAGTAAAATTAGCGATAGTCTTAACCTCAAAAATGACCTAAGAATAGAAATAGATAATACAATGAAGTACGCAGAAGAACTAATTAGTAAGTGTAATGAGAATAATGAGAGCAACGGACTTCTAAAACTAATGAATGGAGAATATCTTAAGGCTAAATTAGCAGGAGATACTATCAGAAATCCAGAGGTAATGCCAACAGGTTATAATCTATATCAATTTGACCCTAGGTTTGTTCCAAGTGAAACAGCTTACGAGAGAGGCAAGAAAATAGCTGAGAATACAATTAGCCAGTATCTAAGGGAACATGGAGAATATCCAAAGAGTATAGCGGTGGTTTTATGGGGACTTGAAACTTCTAGGACTCAGGGAGAAACAGTTGGACAGATAATGGCTTATCTAGGAATAAGACTTGGAAAGTCAAGAAGTATATGGGAACCCAAATATGAAATAATACCTGAGGAAGAATTAAAGAGACCTAGAATTGATGTAGTAATAAATATCTGTGGATTTTTTAGAGATATGTTCTCGAATATTATCAATGATCTAAATGAATTATTTGAATCAATATATGAACTAAATGAAACTGATGAATTTAATTACTTCAAATCTAATAGTAAACGACTGTACAGGAAGCTATTAGAGGATGGTTATGAAAAAGAGGAAGCTTTAGAGTTATGTAAATCTAGGATATTTGGACCAGCAGAAGGTGAATACGGAACAGGTATCACTAAGCTATTTGAAACCAAGAATTGGGAAAATGAATCTCAGATAGGTGAAACTTTTGTTAAGAGTCTAAGGCATGTATATAGCAAGAATCATAGAGGAAAAGAAGCAGGGGAATTGCTTAATAATAATCTTAGTTCTGTTGATGTTGTATCACAGATAAGAAGTAATCATGAGTATGAGGTTACAGACCTTGACCATTATTATGAATTTTTTGGTGGACTTGCTAAATCAGTTGAAATGGCTAAGGGATCAAAAGCGGAGATATATATTACTGATACGACTGGTGAACGACTTGAAACAGAAAGTGTTGAGAAATCCATCAATAGAGGAATTAGGACCAGAGTGTTAAATCCAAAATGGATAGATGGTATGTTGGAACATAAATATCATGGAGTTCAAAAAATTGCTGATAGATTTGAGAATATCATGGGATTAGCTGCTACTACTAATAAGGTAGAAGAGTGGATTTATGATGATTTGCATAGTAAATATATTGATGATGATGAGATGAGGGAAAGATTGAAAGATAATAATAGATGGGCTTATTTTTCTATTGTGGAAAAGATGATGGAGTATGAGAAGAGAGGTTATTGGAAGGCTACGGATGAGCAGAAGGAGAAGCTGTTGGAGGTTTATTTGGAATTGGAGGGGGATATAGAGGAGGATATTTAG
- a CDS encoding ATP-binding protein, whose protein sequence is MENIKRQYPFTAIVGQDNMKKALLLNIINPSLGGVLIRGEKGTAKSTAVRALADLLPERKEISGCKFHCNPEEISECCDECVGLIESGDVTKHKGKMRVVDLPVSATEDRVVGTLDIEHAIKMGEKKFESGILAEANRNILYIDEVNLLDDHVVDILLDSAAMGVNTIEREGISYTHPARFVLVGTMNPEEGDLRPQLLDRFGLVVEVMGERETEKRVEVIKRRLEYEDNPEKFVERYIQDNNILNERVMKAKSLLSKVGYTDEILDIVARLSIELEVDGHRADITMVKTAVTNAAFNGRTKVMKEDLLEAAELVLPHRMRRRPFEEGVLDFERVKQIIG, encoded by the coding sequence ATGGAAAATATAAAAAGGCAATATCCCTTTACTGCTATAGTGGGACAAGATAACATGAAGAAAGCTCTTTTGCTTAATATAATTAATCCTTCTCTTGGAGGGGTATTGATTAGAGGTGAGAAGGGAACAGCTAAATCTACTGCTGTGAGAGCTTTGGCTGATCTGTTGCCGGAGAGAAAAGAGATTAGTGGTTGCAAGTTTCATTGTAATCCAGAAGAAATAAGTGAATGTTGTGATGAATGTGTGGGTTTAATTGAGTCTGGAGATGTCACCAAGCATAAGGGTAAGATGAGAGTAGTTGATTTGCCTGTTAGTGCAACGGAGGATAGAGTTGTTGGAACTCTTGACATTGAGCATGCTATTAAGATGGGTGAGAAGAAATTTGAATCTGGAATTTTGGCGGAAGCTAATAGAAATATACTATATATTGATGAAGTTAATCTATTGGATGACCATGTTGTGGATATTTTGCTTGATTCGGCGGCTATGGGGGTTAACACTATTGAGAGAGAAGGAATATCTTATACTCATCCTGCTAGATTTGTGTTGGTTGGGACCATGAATCCTGAGGAAGGAGATCTTAGACCACAGCTTCTTGATAGATTTGGGCTTGTTGTAGAAGTGATGGGAGAAAGGGAAACGGAAAAAAGGGTTGAGGTTATTAAGAGAAGATTGGAGTATGAAGATAATCCTGAGAAGTTTGTTGAGAGATATATTCAAGATAATAATATATTGAATGAAAGAGTAATGAAGGCTAAGAGTTTGTTGAGTAAGGTTGGATATACAGATGAGATATTGGATATTGTTGCTAGATTGTCTATTGAGTTAGAGGTTGATGGACATAGGGCGGATATTACTATGGTTAAGACAGCAGTCACTAATGCGGCATTTAATGGAAGAACTAAGGTAATGAAAGAGGATTTGTTAGAGGCGGCAGAGTTAGTGTTACCACATAGAATGAGAAGAAGACCTTTTGAAGAAGGAGTATTAGATTTTGAAAGGGTAAAACAAATTATTGGATAG
- a CDS encoding magnesium chelatase subunit D family protein gives MNRSELVFPFAAIAGQEKVKKALILNAVNPAVGGVLISGEKGTAKSTLVRGLADVISESVVNLPLNITEDRLIGTIDIEKAISRGKKAVDYGVLHKANENILYVDEVNLLSEHIVNCLLEVSSSGVNKIEREGLSFSHESKFILIGTMNPEEGYLRPQFIDRFGLYVESRGSRDIQERKEIIKRRLEYEEGPIGFIKDWQKENHRIRDEIADAREIIKDVVVDEELMYFAADIARGGNCSGHRAEISIVETAKAIAALDRRKNVISDDIEEAAGYSLPHRMREIPNVNESRRDPNNNDKDTNRDETQNNASSNNSKTDDIRNRDIENDDISKRNNNNDDFMNKRDNDLTDEQIGDNSKKNDKSNESSNEPHSQEKIEQPLYNDKIIPLEIKSTNNVKKIKGTGKRTKVKNDSQKGRYIKYSIPKGKVSSIAFDATLRAALPYQKFRNNDKVSIVIDRSDIREKIRERRTGSTILFVVDASGSMGTKQRMRAVKSAIISMLNDAYQKRDKVGMIAFRKDKAEVLLPITKSVDMAEKRLKNIPTGGKTPLASGLYAAYELLKSYKVKEPDTEPLMVLVTDGKANVSLNKGKPIDDVLHMAGMIRNEGIQTMVIDTESGFIQLGLGKKLSDEINGEYYKLEDIRAKELKSIVNHRG, from the coding sequence ATGAATAGATCAGAATTGGTATTTCCTTTTGCAGCTATTGCTGGACAGGAGAAAGTTAAGAAAGCTCTTATACTTAATGCGGTTAATCCTGCTGTTGGTGGTGTTTTGATAAGCGGTGAGAAAGGTACAGCAAAGTCTACTTTGGTAAGAGGGTTAGCTGATGTAATTAGTGAAAGTGTTGTTAATCTTCCGTTGAATATTACTGAGGATAGGCTCATTGGGACTATTGATATCGAAAAAGCAATTTCTAGAGGTAAGAAAGCTGTAGATTATGGTGTTTTACATAAGGCTAATGAAAATATTTTGTATGTTGATGAAGTTAATCTTTTGAGTGAACATATTGTTAATTGTTTGCTTGAGGTATCATCTTCGGGTGTTAACAAAATTGAAAGGGAAGGTTTATCTTTCAGTCATGAATCTAAGTTCATATTGATAGGGACCATGAATCCTGAGGAGGGGTATTTACGTCCTCAATTTATTGATCGATTCGGGTTATATGTGGAGAGTAGAGGTTCTAGAGATATTCAGGAACGTAAGGAAATAATAAAGAGAAGGCTGGAATATGAAGAAGGTCCTATCGGATTTATTAAGGATTGGCAAAAGGAAAATCATAGAATACGTGATGAAATAGCTGATGCTAGAGAGATTATCAAAGATGTAGTGGTAGATGAAGAACTAATGTATTTTGCTGCTGATATTGCTAGAGGGGGAAATTGCTCAGGTCATAGGGCTGAGATATCAATAGTGGAAACTGCTAAGGCAATAGCAGCACTTGATAGAAGAAAAAATGTTATTAGTGATGATATTGAAGAGGCGGCAGGTTATAGTTTGCCTCATAGGATGAGAGAGATACCTAATGTAAATGAATCTAGGAGAGACCCAAATAATAATGATAAGGACACTAATAGAGATGAAACACAGAATAATGCAAGTTCAAATAATAGTAAAACTGATGATATAAGAAATAGAGATATAGAAAATGATGATATTAGCAAAAGGAATAATAATAATGATGATTTTATGAATAAAAGAGACAATGATTTAACTGATGAACAGATTGGTGATAACAGTAAGAAAAATGATAAGAGTAATGAATCAAGTAATGAACCCCATTCACAAGAAAAGATTGAACAACCCTTATATAACGACAAAATTATTCCCCTGGAAATAAAATCTACAAATAATGTTAAAAAGATAAAAGGTACTGGAAAAAGGACTAAAGTTAAGAATGATTCTCAAAAAGGTAGATATATAAAATATTCCATACCTAAAGGTAAAGTTAGTTCTATTGCATTTGATGCAACATTAAGGGCTGCATTACCTTATCAAAAGTTTAGAAATAATGATAAAGTATCTATAGTTATTGATAGGTCAGATATAAGAGAAAAAATAAGAGAGAGAAGGACAGGGAGTACAATATTGTTTGTAGTTGATGCAAGTGGTTCTATGGGAACAAAACAACGAATGAGGGCTGTAAAATCAGCAATCATCTCAATGTTGAATGATGCTTATCAAAAGAGGGATAAAGTAGGTATGATTGCTTTTAGAAAAGATAAAGCAGAAGTTCTACTTCCAATAACAAAAAGTGTAGATATGGCAGAAAAGAGGCTCAAGAATATACCTACAGGGGGGAAAACTCCTTTAGCTTCTGGGTTATATGCAGCTTACGAATTGCTAAAATCATATAAAGTAAAAGAACCTGATACAGAGCCTTTGATGGTGCTTGTCACAGATGGCAAAGCTAATGTTTCATTGAACAAGGGTAAGCCTATAGATGATGTCTTACATATGGCTGGGATGATAAGAAATGAAGGTATACAAACTATGGTAATTGATACAGAAAGCGGTTTTATCCAATTAGGGTTAGGTAAAAAATTATCAGATGAAATTAATGGAGAGTATTATAAATTGGAAGATATTAGGGCAAAAGAATTAAAGAGCATTGTTAATCATAGAGGATAA